One window of the Trifolium pratense cultivar HEN17-A07 linkage group LG2, ARS_RC_1.1, whole genome shotgun sequence genome contains the following:
- the LOC123905458 gene encoding mucin-17, with the protein MPPSPAMRYSPGREVRGDGHKRRHSLESGILFREKDDDLTLFNEMQSRERDSFLLQSSDDLEDSFATRLRHFSEVNVGISIPGRRETSDLLNVDGDKNDYDWLLTPPDTPLFPSLDEDPPYTNVASRGRPQSKPITISRSSTMEKSRRSSRGSASPNRLSPSPRSGSNTLQSRGRPSSSVPNYSPTSSLRNATPSRRPSPPPNKPTTPVSKSSSFTPRRLSTGSSGSVVTSGVRGTSPVKTSRGNSSSPKIRAWQTNIPGFSSEAPPNLRTSLADRPATYVRGSSPASRNGRDSTSKFSRQSMSPTPSRSSSSIHSHDRDPFSSRSKGSIASSGDDDLDSLQSIPVVGSLDRLSSRRDGSFSTNRALSISKKSPRMASPNSAPKKSFDSAFRQMDRKSPQNMFRPLLSSVPSTTLYAGNSNSAHRSLVYRNSSVATSSNSTSDRVTSFALDTEGIDHSQDDMASETDKMLYPDLDDEVFAFDKMDGLNANIKHEITKESVTVMQNQNRGPNSVLGPTEAEGSVYHAHSDAEGNESSETSHLRDVISEIGSFENTAICSQCGCCYQVISQTEENIELCPECSRKLLRAILPESMLVVSERSSVISANMPKEEKSLAETSQLRTASELPQETDTDNLRFPLGEHGYEESQTSCSELNQVHSQNSSIPSSLSEGVDPTNQLEMNQPEVDNNKHNDEFEDQQLDHHSSDRPNMNTDPMEGTGISVLLKRSSSNKGPIVRTRTFTATTISYDDLSLSRDSVNSIRSSTRPGSYSASSSTDFGSTRPTEFRIHRQSSGRKLDADCGYDSRIKPSSTSSSISITSNHSHHEVGLATRETPGNTEYSLVEEIPQVLQDTQISENTMTDIVDASPIDSTFVEEEKLENDDSSRGNNARSSELLSQEAGFQPDDNIVTSLPNPDDNVEDHRNNARNASNTETAVKAPESSCHEKNDVQSSEVNEPNASVIASCSTITESEIEGENYCGNSTDLVNNDLSLVSKSALDDFQEPSAQNPSTDCHTASVSELNVPESRGTEESTVTVECQGTGNTRSLTLEEATDTILFCSSIIHDLAYQAATIAMENEHSDPFEGSEPTVTLLGKPVSEKKDVRRRPVSKRALKTPKTRQKSMDTDVKTVSGKTENDENIDESYTNNVGLPNKVDNNSMKPPKLESKCNCIIM; encoded by the exons ATGCCACCTTCACCAGCAATGAGATACTCTCCCGGGAGAGAGGTGAGAGGAGATGGTCACAAGCGGAGGCACAGTCTTGAAAGTGGAATACTTTTCCGGGAGAAAGATGACGATCTTACTTTGTTTAATGAAATGCAGTCTAGAGAAAGAGATAGTTTTTTGCTTCAGTCTTCGGATGACTTGGAAGATTCATTCG CTACGAGGCTGAGACATTTTTCTGAGGTCAACGTTGGAATCTCCATTCCTGGTCGGCGAGAAACTAGTGACTTGCTTAATGTAGATGGCGACAAGAATGACTATGACTG GTTATTGACACCCCCAGATACGCCACTGTTTCCTTCATTAGATGAAGATCCACCATATACTAATGTTGCAAGCAGAGGAAGGCCTCAAAGCAAACCCATTACCATATCAAGATCTTCTACG ATGGAGAAAAGTCGTAGAAGCAGTAGGGGCAGTGCAAGTCCAAATCGTTTAAGTCCATCTCCTCGTTCGGGGAGTAATACATTGCAATCAAGGGGAAGACCTTCATCATCAGTGCCAAATTACAGTCCAACCTCAAGTTTACGGAATGCCACTCCATCAAGAAGACCATCTCCACCTCCAAATAAGCCCACGACACCTGTTTCCAAGTCCTCCTCTTTTACTCCACGGAGGTTGAGCACTGGTTCCAGTGGCTCTGTTGTCACATCTGGAGTTAGGGGGACTTCCCCGGTTAAGACAAGTCGGGGAAATTCTTCATCACCAAAGATAAGGGCATGGCAAACTAATATACCTGGCTTCTCTTCTGAAGCTCCTCCCAATCTTCGTACTTCTTTGGCTGATCGACCAGCAACATATGTGAGGGGTTCATCTCCAGCATCAAGAAATGGTAGGGACTCCACGTCCAAATTCAGCCGGCAATCAATGTCTCCAACTCCTTCTAGGAGCAGTAGCTCTATCCATAGTCACGATCGAGACCCATTCAGTTCACGCAGCAAAGGTTCTATTGCATCATCTGGTGATGATGATCTGGACTCTCTTCAGTCCATCCCAGTAGTGGGTAGCTTAGACAGATTGAGTTCAAGAAGGGATGGGTCATTTTCAACCAATAGAGCTCTTTCCATTTCCAAGAAATCACCCAGGATGGCGTCCCCAAATTCTGCTCCTAAAAAATCATTCGACTCTGCTTTCCGGCAAATG GATAGGAAAAGCCCTCAAAACATGTTCAGGCCACTTTTATCAAGTGTTCCAAGTACAACACTTTATGCTGGAAATTCGAATTCTGCACATCGTTCCCTTGTATATAGGAACTCCTCCGTTGCAACAAGCAGCAATTCAACTTCTGATCGAGTTACATCTTTTGCTCTAGATACTGAAGGGATTGACCATAGTCAAGATGATATGGCAAGTGAAACTGATAAGATGTTATATCCTGATTTAGATGATGAAGTGTTTGCATTTGATAAGATGGATGGATTAAATGCAAATATTAAACACGAGATCACCAAGGAGTCAGTCACTGTCATGCAAAATCAAAACAGAGGCCCTAATTCAGTTCTTGGTCCAACTGAAGCTGAGGGTTCTGTTTACCATGCTCATAGTGATGCTGAAGGCAATGAAAGTTCAGAAACTTCACATCTCAGAGATGTCATTTCTGAAATTGGTAGTTTTGAAAATACAGCAATCTGTTCTCAATGTGGTTGTTGTTATCAAGTCATTAGTCAAACTGAGGAGAATATTGAGCTTTGTCCGGAATGCAGCAGGAAATTGTTGAGAGCCATCCTCCCTGAGTCAATGTTGGTTGTATCTGAGCGTTCTTCAGTGATTTCTGCAAACATGCCTAAAGAAGAAAAATCATTAGCTGAAACAAGCCAACTAAGGACTGCTTCTGAACTTCCTCAAGAGACTGATACAGATAACTTGAGGTTTCCCCTTGGCGAACATGGTTATGAGGAAAGTCAAACTTCATGCAGTGAACTAAACCAGGTTCACTCACAAAACAGTTCAATTCCAAGTTCATTGAGTGAGGGAGTTGACCCTACAAATCAGCTAGAGATGAACCAACCAGAAGTTGATAACAACAAGCACAACGATGAATTTGAGGATCAGCAGTTGGATCATCACTCCAGTGATCGCCCAAATATGAACACGGACCCCATGGAAGGCACCGGCATTTCTGTATTGCTGAAAAGGTCCAGCAGCAACAAAGGGCCTATAGTTCGGACCAGGACTTTTACTGCCACAACCATATCTTACGATGATCTTTCTCTTTCAAGAGACAGTGTAAACAGTATTAGAAGTTCAACGAGACCTGGCAGTTATTCTGCCTCATCATCGACTGATTTTGGCTCTACTAGACCAACAGAGTTTCGTATCCACAGGCAGTCGAGTGGCAGGAAATTGGATGCGGATTGTGGATATGACTCAAGGATTAAGCCTTCAAGCACCAGTTCATCTATCTCAATAACTTCAAACCATTCTCACCATGAAGTAGGTCTTGCAACTCGAGAAACGCCTGGCAACACAGAATATAGCCTTGTGGAAGAGATACCTCAAGTTCTGCAAGATACTCAAATTTCAGAAAATACAATGACAGATATAGTTGATGCGTCTCCTATCGACTCAACTTTTGTTGAGGAAGAAAAACTAGAAAATGATGATAGTAGTAGAGGAAATAATGCTCGCAGCTCAGAACTTTTAAGTCAGGAAGCTGGTTTTCAGCCTGATGATAATATAGTGACATCACTTCCAAATCCTGATGATAATGTTGAAGACCATCGAAATAATGCAAGGAATGCCTCAAATACAGAAACAGCAGTTAAGGCTCCAGAGTCATCATGTCATGAGAAGAATGATGTGCAGAGTTCTGAAGTTAATGAACCGAATGCTTCGGTTATTGCCAGCTGTTCTACAATCACAGAATCAGAAATAGAAGGGGAAAACTATTGCGGAAATAGTACTGACCTGGTGAACAATGATCTATCCCTGGTATCAAAAAGCGCCCTCGATGACTTTCAGGAACCTTCTGCTCAAAATCCTTCCACTGATTGTCACACTGCTTCTGTTTCAGAGCTCAATGTACCGGAATCCCGTGGCACTG AGGAATCAACAGTTACAGTGGAGTGTCAAGGTACAGGCAACACTAGAAGCCTAACACTTGAAGAGGCAACAGATACAATCCTATTTTGCAGTTCGATCATCCACGATCTAGCATATCAAGCTGCAACAATAGCAATGGAAAATGAACACTCCGATCCATTCGAAGGTTCTGAACCAACAGTAACTTTATTGGGGAAACCCGTTTCTGAAAAAAAGGATGTTCGCAGACGACCTGTCAGCAAGCGTGCTTTAAAAACTCCAAAGACCAGACAGAAGAGTATGGATACTGACGTCAAAACCGTTTCTGGCAAGACGGAGAATGATGAAAATATTGATGAGTCTTACACAAATAATGTTGGGCTTCCTAACAAGGTAGATAATAATAGTATGAAGCCACCAAAGCTTGAATCAAAGTGCAATTGCATCATAATGTGA
- the LOC123907983 gene encoding uncharacterized membrane protein YuiD-like: MNESASTTSSSSSSSIFHNFPLISAIIAFTVAQSIKFFTVWYKEKRWDPKQLLGSGGMPSSHSATVTALATAVGFHEGFGGPLFATALVLAIIVMYDATGVRLQAGRQAEVLNQIVIELPAEHPLSDSRPLRELLGHTPPQVIAGSLLGIVTSSIGYVITVFGS, from the exons ATGAATGAATCGGCATCTACAACGTCGTCGTCGTCGTCGTCTTCAATCTTTCACAATTTTCCACTCATCTCCGCCATCATTGCTTTCACCGTCGCTCAATCCATCAAATTCTTCACCGTCTG GTATAAGGAAAAAAGATGGGATCCGAAGCAACTGCTTGGATCTGGTGGAATGCCATCTTCTCATTCAGCTACTGTGACTGCTCTTGCTACAGCTGTTGGATTTCATGAAGGCTTTGGAGGACCACTTTTCGCCACTGCATTGGTTCTAGCTATCATT GTGATGTATGATGCTACTGGTGTAAGATTGCAAGCAGGACGTCAAGCAGAG GTTCTTAACCAAATTGTCATTGAACTTCCTGCTGAACATCCTCTGTCTGATAGCAGACCGCTTCGTGAACTTCTAGGACATACACCACCTCAG GTCATTGCTGGTAGTTTGCTTGGAATTGTAACATCATCTATCGGTTATGTAATAACTGTATTTGGTAGTTAA